In Drosophila ananassae strain 14024-0371.13 chromosome 3R, ASM1763931v2, whole genome shotgun sequence, the DNA window TCaccacaaaaaacaacaaaaatggcCAAAGGAGCAGAAACTGATGCTGCAGTTGCTGCAGGGCCTCTAAAAGCATTTTGTATTCTAATTAGATTGTCAGCGGCACGACAACAACCTCATTTTGGCTCACAAAATGCCTTTTCACATTTGCATTAGCGCCAACGTGAGGAGAGAAGACAAAAATCTGCATAAACTTTGGACAGTTGGTTTTGTCAGGGACACTGAGAAAAAAGGGGGTGAAGAATGGATTCTTAGAAGAGGGGCTTGAACCCTCTATGCCATCCTAATCTTAATGTCATCTTAGTCatcttaaatattattaaaaaggtACAGGTATAATCCCTTTTAAACCCGCATTATATCTACAAATAAAtctattttgtttataatttttctttcagtgcctgGCAGTAGGAGTATGCAGTTTGAAGTTCATTAACATGCACAGGTTAATTACCGTTGTTGTTGGCCGCTCGAGGAAATGAGCCATTAGAGGAGCCGAGTTCCAAAAGCTCAGGAGCGCCATAGCCAGAGCCGCAGTAGCCAAAAGCCGGCGATAAAACTGGCTAAAAGCATACATAAAAAGACACATGTTAAGTATGTAAGTTAgtttgtgtgtttgttgtATCTTGGCcagattttttgttgctgtgtTTGGCCGGGGGAGGACTGTGACAAATGCCTGTGAGCTAGAGCGCGGAAGGTGGCTAGGAGGGAGGGAAGTGACTGCCACTGCGCTTTCCTGGCCACAACATGCAAAATGTTGCACTGATAAGAGACACAAAGCCAAAGAGTCATCCCGTTTGCAGTTTTAACTTGGCCAACCGTACTGCAGCGGTAAATGAGCATCCCGGGCACGATCATTAAAACAAAAGCGGCAGCCGAGGAGCCATCACTGACAAGCCATGACCAAGAGCAATGGCCAACAAAAAAGGGGTTGTATTTGAAGATAATTGATTCGACGTGGGGTTACTTAGGTGCAAGGAAGGTATAAGATTAAGGattatattcaaaatattaacTTATATTTAAACTGTCCCACTTTCTTTAAGTTCTTATTCTATCTATTAACAATCTGATGATGGAAAATTCACATTTAAACCACTACTTTTATTGTCTTGAACTCATTATACCCTCGTTTTATATAAACCAAAACAGGGTATCCAAAATAAACACAACTTTGAAGCAGCAAGCAGCTACCAAGTTGCTACCTTCTGGTGTTGGATTGCCTTAAACGATCCGCGTGAATAACTAATTTCAATGGAGTCTGGGCCTGTGCCGCCGCTCGCCTCGCAACATTTATCACCCACCATCACCAGGAGCTCCCCGGACTGAGCCGAACGGAGAAGCTATAGATGCTCTGTGGGCTCTGCTGGAGCCCTAATCCCCCAAGACAATGGGACagttcatttatttttttcactccTCGCTCTCGCTGgccacttttttatttagattttTCTGTTGTTTAGGTTCCAACTGCCCGCACAGACAATAAAAAGTTAAAGCCCAACTGCGTAGGACAAGCTACTGGAAGAAACGCATGTCCAGAGGACCTGGAGGACTGGCGCACCACTGGCTTAATGAGCAAAAATGGGACTAACAAAATGGAGCTGCCCGCAAAGTGTTTTCAAGATAAGTTTCCTGAACAAGTACCTCGGAGTCGGGGATAAAGATGAAGTTGATAAGATAAagagatatatttttttaaagggtCTACTTTTGTTCTATTTGCATATGGGCTGTTGTTAAAAAGAAGTCTTGTTTTAATAGGGATTTATTACTTTCTTTGGGGACTTAGTTGTATAAATCCAAAGCAGTTGGCCTGGTAAAGTAGATGCTGGTCTTCTTGTCCTCCGTGATGGCCGTCAGGATATTCCAAGACTCACAAATCGAGTTGTACAAATAGGTCTTTTCGAAGGTTGTGCCGGCATGGCCATCGGAAGCATACTGATGGGGTGCCTGGTTGACGGTGACCAGCTCGAAGGCCTCCCTGCAGGTGTCCTTGTCGCGGTAGTTCTCATTGTAGTAGCCGAAGGGTATGAGGTTGTGCAGAGCTTCGTGGGGTGTGACGATCTCTCCAATCAGATGCCTTTCCAAGTAGTAATCGGTGGCGTGGGAGAGATCCTCCTGCGGATCGGAAATGTAGCCCCTGAAAACAGAGCCGTCGATTTCGACATCCAGGTAATAGATGGCGTTGCTGATCAGTGGGAAGGTGCCATTGAAGCACTTGTAGCCGATGCCCTCGCCGCCAAAGGTGCTGCACTCAAAACCTTCACCTGGGGTGGCACCATCGGCATCCCAAACGGAGAAGAGGACGGTAAACTTGGAGCTCTTTTCGTAGTTCTGGATACCCATGTAGCCATTGGACTCGTCGGCGTAGAACTGCAGGAAATTGTAGACTCCGTCGTTGCGGTCATTGGGGCTGGTCATCCACTGGAAGATATTACGAGATCCGTTGAATCCCCTGGCCTGGTAGTTGATTATTGTCCTGGCATTGCCAAGAACATCGTTGAATCGTGGGGAACCAGCGGGTAGCTCGTCCTGCCGCAGAACGCTCATGAACCGGGACATGTCCTCTGCGGCTTCCTCGTGGGAACGAGGATGGGCCGCCAGGATTTGGGGCAGGCAGAAGGCCAGACCCACTAGGCAAACTAGGGAAAACTTGGATGATGCACCCATGATGAACTTGGACTGATTTGTGACTCTTCCTCGGCCATTCGCTCCACTTTATATGGGAGGTCTCAAGTGTTTTCGCTGTTTACCCGATAAGCGCCTTTCTAACATTTTTCACATTGCGCCATCCTCTTGGAGTGATAAGTCTAAACTCAATTAGCAAAATTCCGAGGTAACAGCGGCCCGCACGTGTTATTATAAAACATTTTTCGAAGCTTATTAgcgaaaaattctttaaagcATTTAAGAACATGAAGGATCACATAACACTAATCAACGAGGATGTATAAAAAATTCTTAGTTATAATAAATCGTAGACAACTTAAGCTATCTAAACCATAATAAACAATTGGATGAATTAAAGGATAGTCTAAAAAAATAGTGCTTAGATGGATTATTTATAATTCGTTATACCAAAatcttattttaaatataaatataccATTAAAATCTGACCATAAACTCAATAACTACTGTTTAATTAGAAACCTCTTCAAACTGAAGAGCCTCACCTGAACAGCCTTTTCAAAATTGATAAGAACCCAGTTAATTAGCAAAATTGCTGAGGTAACCAGAGCGGCTAAAAGGGAAGATTACAGGTATTTACCATGATAGTTATAAAAGGCCGCCAATCTGTGGGAATTAACTCAGAGCCCCAAGTGTCAGGCACTCGAATAGTTATTGACCCACAAAATGCTGGGCTGCAAAAATTCCACTCGGATCAAGGTCCGCCAGCTGCCTTCTAAGGTTGTCCAAGTCAAGAGCAAAGTCACCGAGGCCAAGTCATAACTCAGTGCTGCTGGTCATatcctcctcatcctcatccgcctcttttatatatatatttttttttgtatccacATCCTCAGCAGGCCGCATCAGCAGTCAGAGAACGTGGCACTAAATCAAGCCCACATGGAGTTCAGTTTCGGGCCAGGGCGACCAGCATCAGTAGTTCCCTCGCTTTTTGACAGTTTCGCGCACAGTAGCAGTTGCATCTGAAGTTGAATTTGAAGTGCCAGTCCTTGGACTAGGCCCAGTAGCAGAGTGCCAATGCACTGCGAAAGAAATCCCTCTTAAATGGTCAAGACAAGCTGTAGAAACCTAGAATGTTAGCACA includes these proteins:
- the LOC6498188 gene encoding uncharacterized protein LOC6498188, which encodes MGASSKFSLVCLVGLAFCLPQILAAHPRSHEEAAEDMSRFMSVLRQDELPAGSPRFNDVLGNARTIINYQARGFNGSRNIFQWMTSPNDRNDGVYNFLQFYADESNGYMGIQNYEKSSKFTVLFSVWDADGATPGEGFECSTFGGEGIGYKCFNGTFPLISNAIYYLDVEIDGSVFRGYISDPQEDLSHATDYYLERHLIGEIVTPHEALHNLIPFGYYNENYRDKDTCREAFELVTVNQAPHQYASDGHAGTTFEKTYLYNSICESWNILTAITEDKKTSIYFTRPTALDLYN